The Plasmodium vivax chromosome 7, whole genome shotgun sequence DNA window aaaaaaaaaaaaaaaagaagcaaaaatagCTAGATTGCTATATTGCTATATTGCCAtattgcactttttttttggataatTTTCCCCCAATTATGATTTTTCATATGTAACTGGAGTTAAGAAACTCCATGGCAACTTCTTTTACCCATATTTTATGGCAAAAATTGCTATCACCCACATGACATTCACGTTTTAACACATTTCCCCATCTGTTTAACCCCCATTTTCGAATTCCACAACGTTTGGATGTTCAAATGTAttgtgcgtgtgtgtggTGATGCATGAAAGTGTACGTAAAAGGTCATGGACAGgtcagctttttttttttacccctttttacctgaacaagcgatattttataaaaaaaaaaaaactttcatattttttatgaatggGTCACATGATGGATGGGACTGCCAAAAGTGGAACGGTAAATGGCGCTTTTCTTcgaaagaataaaattaaaaaaaaaaaagatggaAAGACTACTAGAGCGCTACACAATTAGGAGAAAATTAGTTGCGAAGAGAgcttctacatttttgttttcgcCGAACGGGTGTAAAGGCACACCGGGTAGGTGCCCTATTCCGTTCGCGCCTTGCGCACACACTCATGGGCATACGAACGCATgagcaaaaatatacacacacacacctgCGTGATTACTCTTTTTTCatgaagcggaaaaagaaatggcgAAAAATACTATATGAAGACCAGGGGTACCAGGACAACTATGTGCACAGCAGTTTTATGAGCTCCCTCTTGACAAACTGTAAGCAAAATTTAAAGCGGCGCTTTAAAAGAGTCACTTCGATGTGTCCCGTCGTGGAGGGGAATAAGGACGTATTGAGTGGGCGCACGTCACCGTTCTTTTCGCGTCATTTCTTTTAACACTTCCCCGTTTCTTCCGCTTCATTGCTGTTTCCACTTCGTTCCCCTTTCGCGTCCTtttgccgcctcccccccgcagtcGGGATCAAGTACAAGTATTCCCACGTCTGCCACAGCATGCTGTGCGTGAATCACCAAATAATCGTCGTGCTGTTTCTCCTGCTGGCGTACCACTGCATCGACAAAAACATAACGTCGAACAGGTAGGCCTGCTTCTCGAAATGGGCCGATGGTCAGATGGACCAATACAACCGATCAGCAACGcgcccaatttttttttcaccgccCTCTCACAGGCTAATATACGCAGTCAACATCACCATCATAATACTCAAGGAGGTGCTAATTTACCAAGTCCACAAGTCGATCAACTGTGAGatg harbors:
- a CDS encoding phosphatidylinositol N-acetylglucosaminyltransferase domain containing protein (encoded by transcript PVX_098990A), with the translated sequence MKRKKKWRKILYEDQGYQDNYVHSSFMSSLLTNCKQNLKRRFKRVTSMCPVVEGNKDVLIGIKYKYSHVCHSMLCVNHQIIVVLFLLLAYHCIDKNITSNRLIYAVNITIIILKEVLIYQVHKSINLLLLIHLMFHNYGFIYEKNENIDIFDSTSLSCAVIASVILGSRLASIVQLKNISYYNYGLFPLMFLILSLCIRSISAILFYLNFLG